In Armatimonadota bacterium, the genomic stretch CGATGTCACTCGGATCTCACGTTTTGATCGAAATGTATGATTGCGATCAAGACAGCCTGAAACTCGAAGACACTGTCGGTGATGCCATGCGCGACGCCGCCGTGAATTCGAAGGCAACTGTTGTCGCAGAATCGTTCCACGAGTTCAAGCCGTGGGGTGTTTCGGGTGCGGTCATCATCCAAGAATCGCACTACACGATCCACACCTGGCCCGAGCATGGGTACGCCGCTGTAGACCTGTTCTACTGTGGTGGCACCGTCCACGTGCACAACGCGGTTGACACCTTGATGGACCGGTTCAAACCAGGCCGAATCAAGTTCCTTGTCGTCCGCCGAGGACGCGAGAACGAAGTCGCCGGCTAAATCGATTCTCACCACTTTGGGCTCCAAGGACGGACTGTTCTTGGGGCTCTCTTCATGACCCCAAGACTCTAAAATCAACTTAAATCAATGCATAGCGACGCCACTGGAATGTTCATTACCGAAACACACACCGATGCTGCCATCTGGATGTTTCGAGTTAGCAAGATGCTCCTTGAAGGAAGCACCCAATTTCAAACCTACCAAATCTGCGAAGTCCCGCGGTTCGGTAAGAGCCTATTCCTGGACTACAACATCCAAACCAGCTTGATGGATGAGCATGTGTTCCACGAATGCATGACTCAACCAGCTATGACCCTGCATCCAAACCCGAAGAAGGTTGTGGTTTGCGGTGGTGGCGAAGGCGCGACGCTCCGAGAAGCCCTCAAGCACAACACTGTCGAAGAAGCGGTCATGGTCGATATCGACGAAGAGCTGGTGGATATGGTCAAGGTACACATGCCGGAATGGCACCAAGGCGCCTTTGAAGATAAGCGAACCACCTTGCTGCACACTGATGCACGAGCATGGCTCGCCGATCACAAGGGCGCAAACTACGATGTCGTCCTCAGCGACTTGCCAAACCCTCACGAAGAAGGACCTGGCCAGATGCTCTTCACCAAGGAGTATTTCCAGATCGCGGCCGATGCAATGAGCGATGACGGCGTGTTCGCGATGCAAGCAGGTACTGCAAACCAGAACTATCCAGAATGCATGCTGAGCTGCATCAAGACGCTTGAAAGCATGGATTGCTTCGAGTACGTTGCGGGATACTACGGTATCGTCACTACTTTCTTCCAGCCTTGGGGATTTGTGCTCGCCAGCAAGAAGTACGATCCAAAGGCTCTGAGCCCAGAAGAAATCGCAAAGCGGTTTGCAGCGCGAGGCGTGAAGACCCGGTATTACACACCCGACTTCCACTCTGCAGTGTTCAACCTTCCCCCGTACTTAATGGAGCAATGGGACAAGGCCAGAATTCTTACTGATGCCGACCCGTTTGTTTGGACGGCATAACGCGTCTAGGGCTGGGGTCAGAGTTAGATCCCAGCCCAGGATAAATAAACAATGGTGTTTCGCAGAATCTACTGGGTGGTCGAAGACCTCAACTCAACTAACTCCAGCGTACGTGGAGTGTTTACCAGCGTCGCAGACTTGACCGATCGCTTGATCGCCGAACTGAAGACAAGCGATCATATTCGGCTATCGCTGATGCGCCTCGACAAAGACCACGGAACGCTTGGGAGTTGGAATTCTCCTGACTTCAAGAGCTTGATTGATGACCTCAATGAGTTTATTGCGACTGGCGAATTCACCTACGACGAGTGCCACGGATTGGCGCAATCTCTCAGCGAAAAATTTATGGTGCCTGCCTAACCGGCCACGTCGAAAGCAAAAGAATAGCCAGCCTCCTTTCGAAGGCTGGCTATTTTGTTCTGGGATCAGCTGAGCTTAGTTAGAGCCGGCCGGCTTCTCTTCGTTTGTCGGGCTACCCTCGCCAGTCATTGTGCCGGTACCTTTGTTCTTGTCTTCTTCGGCAGCCTTATCCAAGGACTCCATCGCAGCCTTCCAAGGCTTTTCGAGTTCCTTTTCGTAGATGCTGATCTTGGCGTTCTTCAACTTGTCGAGCAGTCGCTTGTCCAAGTCGTTTGCCGTTAGACCCTTTTGGACAGCAAGCTGTCGCTTGATCCATTGGCGATCCACATCTCGTGGCTCTTTCTTGATTTCTTGCTGTCGATCTTCGATGAAGAATCGTGCCCAACCATCGCTGAGCTTGACCCATTCGGTGGTCTTGCCTTCTGGAGTGTTGAGAAGCAAGTCTCGAATATCGGCGGAAGGAATCATGCCTGGCACGCGTTGTGGGAATCGGCCTTGGCTTTCCTTTGCTCCCGGAGCATCGCTGTATCGCGTTGCAACGGTGGAGAACGTGGTGCCTTGGTCAAGAGCGCGGTCGACGTCTCGCTTGGTTCGCTCTTCCTTCACAAACACCCAGAGGGCATCTACCGTGGTTGGAATCGTGAACATCTGCGGGTTGTTCTTGATCTGAGCGTCGACTTCAGCATCGGTGATTGTGATGCCCTTGGTCAACAGCATTTCGCGAGCAAGGTCAACCTTCAAGCTGCTTCGAATTTGGTCCAGGGTCAGTCCCTTTTCCATCAACTGGCTGATGAAGTTCTCATCGCGCTTGCGTTGGAATTCGACTTCCTTATTGATCTGATCCTTGGTTGGCTCAACCTTCATGTCCTTGGCGAGCTGCATAATCACGCGTTGGCGGATCATGTCCTGCAAGCCTTGGAAAGCTAGGGTCTCAGCCACAGGTGCGGCAACGACAGAACCATTGTCTGCAACGATCTGAACTTCAGGTTTGACCTTCAGATAGTCGTAGAACTCCTTCATGGTGATTGCTTCACCGTTGACATCGGCAAGCTTTTCTTCTTTTTGGCAGCCAGTTGCGCCAAAGAGTGCCACCGAAACCAGGCCTAACAAGCCAAGTTGATGCAAAATCGTTTTGTTCATAGATTCAAAAATCCCAGATTGACCCGTAAGAGTACCAGGTACAAGGCGTTCCCGGGCCTCTTCTCACAACGCAAAACATGCGCCAAAAGTGCCTGATCTGAAATAAGAATCGGTGAAAACCTAGGAAAAATGAAGGTTATGCGACGTTGACGCTGCTTTGTTCCTTCATGTGGCTGCGCAATCTTCCCATGGCCTGAGTGTGCAATTGATACACTCGGGACTCGGAAACACCGAGCAATTTACCAATTTCTCTAAAGGTCAAACCTTCGAAGTAATACAGCGCGACTACCATGCGCTCGCGTTCGGGCAGTTTATCAATACCGGCAGAAAGAATTCGCCGAATCTCGCGGCCTTCGACTTCGCCACTGGTGCTTGCTGTTTCGTCCACGATCATTTCGACAAACTGAACGTGGTCGTCGTGGTCACTGCTGTGTCCAACGATATCATCCAAAGAGTAAACATTGGTGCGGCCCATTCGAACCATCAGCTCGCTGACTTCCATCTCGGAAATTCCCAGAGCTTCGGCCATTTCACGCTCGCTTGGTGGGCGTCCCAATTTGCCTTCCAAAGCGAGGTGCGCTCGGTCCATCGCGCGCAGTTTTTCGCGGATTGATCGAGGAACCCAGTCTTCATCTCGAAGCATTTCGAGGATAGCTCCACGTATCAGGGCGATTGCATAGGTTTCAAATTTTACGTCTCGGGTCGGATCGAACTGATCCACGCTCTTGATGAGGCCAATGACGCCAGCACCGATCAAATCTTCGCGATCGACTCCACCCGGCAAGCTCGTCACCAAACGGCCCGAAGTGATCTTGACCAAATAGCTGAAATGGCTGATCAAGTCAATTCTGGCTTGTGGGTCTTTGTAAACCTTATAGTCCACCCACGCACGTTGCAAATTTTCTGGTGATAACGGCATCTAGCTTAATCCTCATGCTAAGACGTTGTAGCTTCGGTTGATGATTCCGGTACAGACTCGATTTGAGTTTGGACCTTCACCGGAACCGGATCAACGCTTGACCCTGTAAAGAATACATTCCATATCGTCACCGCAACCTTGCCCACCAGCCACGCGGCACCGCCGCGCAACAAGCATTGCACAGGATCAACTCCGGCAATCAAACTTGAACCCAGCGCGGCAATAGCCATGAGACCTGCCACCACTTTGCTCAATTCATTCGACATGAATCTGTTCCCTTCTCCAACATTTCGGTTTTCGGCCAAATCGTCTCCGAGCATTAGGGCAAATGCCACAAAATTTGCGAGGTTTTTGAACGTACGGCTTTAACACTTCAATTTAGGTTCAACGTTAACACCGCAGTCCCAGTGCCGCTGTTCCCAAGGTAGCTACAATAGGGGGAAGTGGTCCAGTCCGTCAGCCGGTTAGATAATCTCAAAACCCTGCGAGTCGCCAATATCGACTCAGCGCTGGCGGCTGCATTCATGTCGCTCCTTGGTGGAGCCTATCTGGTCAAGTTTGTTCAATATCTCGGCGGAGACATGAACAAAGGGCGGCTCGATATGATGATCGCGCTGTTCACAGCAATTCCCAGCTTGGTCGGCCTTTTGCAGATACCGGGCGCGATTTGGGGAAGGCGCTACCCTTACTACAAGGGATTCATCGGTCCTGGCGGTGCGATCTGGCGATTTCTGTACATTCCCATCGCCATCTTGCCGAGTCTCCACCTTCCGAACGTCGTCGCGATTACGTTAGTGATTCTCTGCGTGGGAGTCGCGAGCGCTAGTGTTCAGATCGTCTCGCCAATCTACAACGACTGGATGGCTGAGATGGTCCCCGCCAATTCGAGGGGATGGTTTTTCAGCCGGCGGAATGCGATGCAAGCTTGGGTTGGTGCCCTGGCCGCTTTCGGCGGCGGGTTCCTTTTCGACGAGTTGGGCAAAGCCACCAGCCCGCAAGTCACGTATACGGTCATCTTCACTCTTGGCATCGTTTTCGGACTCGTCAGCTTGGTCTACTTCTATCGCATGAAGAACATCCCGCGACCGGATGTGATGCAAGTCGGGTTCGTCGAAAGTATCCGAAACATGCAAGTTCCGTTCAAAAACCGAGATTTTCGAAAGACCTTGGTTTTCTTTTCGGTGTTCTTGATCGCCTCCAGTTTCGCGGGAAATCTTTGGAGTGCCTACGCCTTCGAGACCCTCAAAATGGGAATGACCGCATTCCAAGTGAGCGCGATTTGCCACGCGGCAGGAAACATCTCAGCCATTCGAATGTGGGGATTCTTGAGCGATAAATACGGCAACAAGCCGGTCATGGTGTTGCTCATCGCGGGCATTTCCCTCACACCATTTCCATGGATGATCTGCCAGCCCAACCAGGATGTATTTAATGCCGTCGTTCTGGGGATTACACATATCATTGCGGGGATGTGTTGGGGTGGAATCAGCGTTTGCCAGTTCAACCTCCTGCTCGCCACTTCTCCTGAAGAAGGACGTGCGAATTATCTTGGGGCGGGCATGGCAATGCAGTCCTTGATGGGCGCGGTAGGACCGCTTCTCGGAGCCGAAGTGATGTCGCAACTGCGCCACCAAGTACCAGCGGCAACCGCGTTCCATGCCATTTTTGCGATTACAGCAGTGCTGCGTGTATGTTCGATTCTCGTGCTGTTGCGAGTGCATGAATCCGGTTCGGTTTCGGTCAAAGGCACGTTCACCGAACTCGCCAAAATGTCGCCGCGTGGTTACATGGCGCTCCGCCAAATGAAAGGCTCGTCCGATGCCACTGTTCGTGGCGCTGCGATCGATTCCGCCGCAGACGTCCAGTTTGATATCGCCCGGGACGAAGTGATCCGCGCCTTGCACGACCCGTCGCCGAGGTTGCGCCGAAAAGCTGCCCGCGCTCTCAGCAGCTTACGGGGAGGGGAAGCGTCTGGAGCACTGATCGAGATGCTTCGCGAGCACCCTGACCTTGCGGAAGAAGAGATGCTCGAGACGTTGGGGCAACTCGAAAATCCGGACGCGGAACCTGTGCTGATCGAGTATTTGGGTTCACCGAGGCCACTTTTGCGCCGAGCCGCAGCCAGGGCCCTCGGCAACCTCGGAGGGCCGCAAGCCGGTGAAGCCCTCAAGGGAGCAGCCCAATCGAACCTCGATCCTGACCTGCGCCGCGCGGCGCTTCAAGGGTTGCGCGAGCTGGAGTTCATGGGAGCAGAATCCGAGATCGCTGAAGCCTGCTTGGACCCGCATCCGAGTGTCAGAATCGCTGCCGCCGAAGCCATCGAAGCCCTAACGATTCGCTCTGCAACTCCGAAGCTTCGGGCATCGCTCTCGCGATTTTCGGATGAAGCGTGCAGCGAGATCGCTTATGCGCTTGGGGCAGTCGGCGACGAGACTGATCTTGTTTTGATCCTGCAAGAGGCTCGGCGTTCGACTTCGGATATCACGCGGTGGCGGTGCTTGCTCGGCGTGGCCAAGTGTCTCGGATGCGAGACTATCGCCTACCGATTGATGCTTCAAGAGGGAATGGCCAGAGATAGTCTCGCGGCTCGGCTCCTGCGCGAATCTCATGCACCAAACGAGGTCTTTCGTTCCTTTGACCTGTTCACTCGAGATGAGGAATTCCAGG encodes the following:
- a CDS encoding fused MFS/spermidine synthase; this translates as MHSDATGMFITETHTDAAIWMFRVSKMLLEGSTQFQTYQICEVPRFGKSLFLDYNIQTSLMDEHVFHECMTQPAMTLHPNPKKVVVCGGGEGATLREALKHNTVEEAVMVDIDEELVDMVKVHMPEWHQGAFEDKRTTLLHTDARAWLADHKGANYDVVLSDLPNPHEEGPGQMLFTKEYFQIAADAMSDDGVFAMQAGTANQNYPECMLSCIKTLESMDCFEYVAGYYGIVTTFFQPWGFVLASKKYDPKALSPEEIAKRFAARGVKTRYYTPDFHSAVFNLPPYLMEQWDKARILTDADPFVWTA
- a CDS encoding MFS transporter, which encodes MVQSVSRLDNLKTLRVANIDSALAAAFMSLLGGAYLVKFVQYLGGDMNKGRLDMMIALFTAIPSLVGLLQIPGAIWGRRYPYYKGFIGPGGAIWRFLYIPIAILPSLHLPNVVAITLVILCVGVASASVQIVSPIYNDWMAEMVPANSRGWFFSRRNAMQAWVGALAAFGGGFLFDELGKATSPQVTYTVIFTLGIVFGLVSLVYFYRMKNIPRPDVMQVGFVESIRNMQVPFKNRDFRKTLVFFSVFLIASSFAGNLWSAYAFETLKMGMTAFQVSAICHAAGNISAIRMWGFLSDKYGNKPVMVLLIAGISLTPFPWMICQPNQDVFNAVVLGITHIIAGMCWGGISVCQFNLLLATSPEEGRANYLGAGMAMQSLMGAVGPLLGAEVMSQLRHQVPAATAFHAIFAITAVLRVCSILVLLRVHESGSVSVKGTFTELAKMSPRGYMALRQMKGSSDATVRGAAIDSAADVQFDIARDEVIRALHDPSPRLRRKAARALSSLRGGEASGALIEMLREHPDLAEEEMLETLGQLENPDAEPVLIEYLGSPRPLLRRAAARALGNLGGPQAGEALKGAAQSNLDPDLRRAALQGLRELEFMGAESEIAEACLDPHPSVRIAAAEAIEALTIRSATPKLRASLSRFSDEACSEIAYALGAVGDETDLVLILQEARRSTSDITRWRCLLGVAKCLGCETIAYRLMLQEGMARDSLAARLLRESHAPNEVFRSFDLFTRDEEFQALRALAKFDAGLEPLVQNPVEDLYLVALAKVISNLNTRV
- the speD gene encoding adenosylmethionine decarboxylase; translated protein: MSLGSHVLIEMYDCDQDSLKLEDTVGDAMRDAAVNSKATVVAESFHEFKPWGVSGAVIIQESHYTIHTWPEHGYAAVDLFYCGGTVHVHNAVDTLMDRFKPGRIKFLVVRRGRENEVAG
- a CDS encoding SurA N-terminal domain-containing protein, which translates into the protein MNKTILHQLGLLGLVSVALFGATGCQKEEKLADVNGEAITMKEFYDYLKVKPEVQIVADNGSVVAAPVAETLAFQGLQDMIRQRVIMQLAKDMKVEPTKDQINKEVEFQRKRDENFISQLMEKGLTLDQIRSSLKVDLAREMLLTKGITITDAEVDAQIKNNPQMFTIPTTVDALWVFVKEERTKRDVDRALDQGTTFSTVATRYSDAPGAKESQGRFPQRVPGMIPSADIRDLLLNTPEGKTTEWVKLSDGWARFFIEDRQQEIKKEPRDVDRQWIKRQLAVQKGLTANDLDKRLLDKLKNAKISIYEKELEKPWKAAMESLDKAAEEDKNKGTGTMTGEGSPTNEEKPAGSN
- a CDS encoding FliA/WhiG family RNA polymerase sigma factor, which gives rise to MPLSPENLQRAWVDYKVYKDPQARIDLISHFSYLVKITSGRLVTSLPGGVDREDLIGAGVIGLIKSVDQFDPTRDVKFETYAIALIRGAILEMLRDEDWVPRSIREKLRAMDRAHLALEGKLGRPPSEREMAEALGISEMEVSELMVRMGRTNVYSLDDIVGHSSDHDDHVQFVEMIVDETASTSGEVEGREIRRILSAGIDKLPERERMVVALYYFEGLTFREIGKLLGVSESRVYQLHTQAMGRLRSHMKEQSSVNVA